The Glycine soja cultivar W05 chromosome 19, ASM419377v2, whole genome shotgun sequence genomic sequence AGTACATGAAGTTGAaaatctctctctcaaaataGACATTTCCAATagatcataaataaattaataaattgtgaAGTCATCTACTATATATAGTcgaactaattaaaatttatttaaatcattcaATTGATATCCTTAATTAAAAGTCTATGTTTCTATAAGTGAGAATCTAAACCATTGTTTCTCACTTTGTGAAAAACTTAAACCTCTTTCACTATATTCATATTTCATAGCCCAATGTtctaatcataaaattattagtCCCATTTAAAGTCATCTGTGCTAACAACCTAATCATATAGCAGTATAATGCATATTtggattaaaatttacaaacttTAGTTtgagttaaatttaaatttacaaagGCAATTCAATTCTTCCTTTTACAAAACTGAGTAGTAACACAAAATTTTCATTGCAAACACATTTTTGGTAGTAACCAAACATTTTaccaaaatgaatttattttccaaaaatatattCACCATTTAAAAGTACTTCTTCAATTCAACTGATAACCAAAGATGTTCATAGTAGGTCCAATATACATACCAGTAAATTGGATTTGATGATGGTATCCGCATCTATGCCATGAATTGTTTTTCCATCAAACAAGGAAAGCATGGCGTCCACGAAGTCTTGAATTCCATCAACGTTGTTCTCACCAAAAGCCCTATTTTGTTTGTGCTCCTCTAACCACTCACCAAAAATCTCATCCAAATCCTTGGCAGTTTCCTTCATGGCCTTCTCATAGCCACCAAAATCAAACCATCTCAAGAAAGGAATAGCATCTGCCACCGTGAACACCCCCATCAGACGCATGAACTCCTTCACAGCCTCCACACATCTCTGAGCCTTCTCATCATCCATAGTTCTAGCACCGAAAAGTCGCTTTCCGACGACCATTCGAAGAACCATGTTGTATGTCAATTGAGAAAACCATTGCTTCAGCTCCAGCAACGCATAGCCAGACTCATTATTCTTGTTGCTTGACCAAACATTGAAGAGCTCTTTGATCGAACTTTGAACTTCGGAGACACGAACATGCTGTAGTTGCTCCACTCTGCGAGATGTAAGGATCTCTAACGTTGTAATCTTTCTTTGCTCGCGCCAATAAGGACCATAGGGTGCAAACCCAAACATGGCTTGGTTGTAGCACATGAGTTCAATGGCAAGAAGCTTGGGGCGAGACGAAACGACGATGTCGTTTTTGGTGAAGCATTCCTTAGCAATTTCCCAGTTGCTGATTACCAAAGCCTTTTTGACACCATAGTTGATGGTGAATATGGGTCCATACTTATCAGCCAAAGCACCCAAAACCCTATCAGGTGTCTCTGAACCACTCAATAGTGGTAGGTGACCAAGTATTGGCCATGCACCTGCAACTTTGGGAGCCTCTTTTTTACCTAATGCAAATTTGAAGGGattatacaaaaacaaaaagaagaggGTTATAGAAAGAACTCCAATGGCAGTGGCATTTAGGTAATTTAGAACAAACTCCATTTTAGATAGAGAAGATTGTTTACTATAGTGGCTGCTTCTACAGAGATGTGCAATAATGCTGTGTATCATCTTCCTTAAATAGACCAATATATTGTTGGATGAAGAAAGGAGTGTGATAATTTTGGATAGATgacttttttcttattattcacCAAAAGCGGAAGCTTTTCAGC encodes the following:
- the LOC114399452 gene encoding cytochrome P450 82A4-like — encoded protein: MEFVLNYLNATAIGVLSITLFFLFLYNPFKFALGKKEAPKVAGAWPILGHLPLLSGSETPDRVLGALADKYGPIFTINYGVKKALVISNWEIAKECFTKNDIVVSSRPKLLAIELMCYNQAMFGFAPYGPYWREQRKITTLEILTSRRVEQLQHVRVSEVQSSIKELFNVWSSNKNNESGYALLELKQWFSQLTYNMVLRMVVGKRLFGARTMDDEKAQRCVEAVKEFMRLMGVFTVADAIPFLRWFDFGGYEKAMKETAKDLDEIFGEWLEEHKQNRAFGENNVDGIQDFVDAMLSLFDGKTIHGIDADTIIKSNLLTVISGGTESITNTLTWAVCLILRNPIVLEKVIAELDFQVGKERCITESDISKLTYLQAVVKETLRLYPSVPLSSPREFIEDCTLGGYNVKKGTRLITNIWKIHTDLSVWSNPLEFKPERFLTTHKDIDVRGHHFELLPFGGGRRVCPGISFSLQMVHLILASLFHSFSFLNPSNEPIDMTETVGLGKTKATPLEILIKPRLSSNCYL